The Novosphingobium sp. THN1 genome includes a window with the following:
- a CDS encoding S8 family serine peptidase, whose amino-acid sequence MPPIATPVGVIDGGATPALKPAEMRGFARGAPKASDHGSAVTSLLQFAGVQRVLVADVYGSDPAGGNALAVARALDWLVGKGVKVVSVSLVGPANPLLARAVAAAQGRGAVIVAAVGNDGPAAPPSYPASYPGVIAVTAVDGRNRALIEAGRALHLDYAAPGPTSRRPMRRAGG is encoded by the coding sequence ATGCCGCCGATTGCCACGCCCGTTGGCGTGATCGACGGGGGCGCGACGCCGGCGCTGAAACCTGCCGAAATGCGCGGCTTTGCGCGTGGTGCGCCCAAGGCCAGCGATCATGGCAGCGCGGTGACCTCGCTGCTGCAGTTCGCCGGGGTGCAGCGCGTGCTGGTGGCCGATGTCTATGGCAGTGACCCGGCGGGCGGCAACGCGCTGGCCGTGGCCCGGGCGCTCGACTGGCTGGTCGGCAAGGGGGTGAAGGTGGTCTCCGTCAGCCTCGTTGGCCCTGCCAACCCGCTGCTGGCGCGGGCGGTGGCGGCAGCGCAGGGCAGGGGCGCGGTGATCGTGGCCGCGGTGGGCAACGATGGCCCCGCCGCGCCGCCTTCCTATCCTGCATCCTACCCCGGCGTGATCGCGGTGACCGCGGTGGACGGGCGCAACCGCGCGCTGATCGAGGCGGGGCGGGCGCTGCATCTCGACTATGCCGCGCCGGGGCCGACATCGCGGCGACCAATGCGGCGGGCCGGCGGGTGA
- a CDS encoding RNA polymerase sigma factor yields MKRTTPPVLSIRKVTTLADPFADGILALLPRLRRFAAGLSRDTGEADDLCQMTIERALRSRSKWQQGTRLDSWMYRMMRNIWIDEIRARTRRSETFVVEDAGLGVGASGGQEARVELADMDRALARLPDEQREAVLLVMVEGWSYKEAAEIVGCPVGTLNSRLVRGRDALMTLLGEAA; encoded by the coding sequence ATTAAACGAACGACGCCACCCGTTCTATCCATCAGAAAGGTAACGACACTGGCCGATCCCTTCGCCGATGGCATCCTTGCACTGCTTCCGCGTCTGCGGCGCTTTGCCGCCGGGCTGTCGCGCGATACGGGCGAGGCCGACGATCTTTGCCAGATGACCATCGAACGCGCCCTGCGCTCGCGCAGCAAGTGGCAGCAGGGCACGCGGCTCGACAGCTGGATGTACAGGATGATGCGCAATATCTGGATCGACGAAATCCGCGCCCGCACGCGCCGCAGCGAAACCTTCGTGGTCGAGGACGCAGGCCTTGGCGTCGGCGCCTCGGGCGGGCAGGAAGCACGCGTTGAACTGGCCGACATGGATCGCGCGCTCGCCCGCCTGCCCGATGAACAGCGCGAGGCGGTGCTGCTGGTGATGGTCGAAGGCTGGTCCTACAAGGAAGCGGCGGAAATCGTCGGCTGCCCGGTCGGCACGCTCAATTCGCGCCTGGTGCGCGGGCGCGATGCCCTGATGACCCTGCTGGGAGAAGCGGCATGA
- a CDS encoding DUF6379 domain-containing protein, translating into MLPVERVIGEEGLAATASGLKLAMRLPWYRSLPFSVVEVGPLSVGGEAVDLADALIEYNGQQWPLAENGEKVDTFWFIRDSAFLVLPSLSAEVGETREVSLNLFISPPYIPGMRRTNPQTSTLTVEAA; encoded by the coding sequence GTGCTGCCAGTCGAACGGGTGATCGGGGAAGAAGGACTTGCCGCTACGGCAAGCGGGCTGAAGCTGGCGATGCGCCTGCCATGGTATCGCTCGCTGCCGTTTTCGGTGGTCGAAGTGGGGCCGCTGTCGGTGGGGGGCGAAGCTGTGGACCTGGCTGACGCGCTGATCGAATACAACGGCCAGCAATGGCCGCTGGCGGAGAATGGCGAGAAGGTGGACACCTTCTGGTTCATCCGTGATTCGGCGTTTCTGGTGCTGCCTTCGCTGAGCGCGGAGGTGGGCGAAACCCGCGAGGTTTCGCTGAACCTGTTCATCAGCCCGCCCTACATTCCGGGCATGCGGCGCACCAATCCGCAGACCTCCACGCTCACTGTCGAAGCTGCCTGA
- a CDS encoding anti-sigma factor encodes MNPTPEEIAAFADGQLEGADHARVAAAIAADPALERQVSAHRALANRLGAHFAPITAEPVPDHLAALLKAPQDKVVSLAEARARRKGPPRWAWLAGPALAASLVLALTLRPPGDADRAGYADAQLASALDSQLVGRQSADAPVRVLLSFRDAGGAYCRAFERAAGAAIACRDAQGWQLRNRSPVTGSGTNSGTNSGAPSGQYRQASSAGDVLAAAQAMANGPALSAEEELAAQRNGWRVRP; translated from the coding sequence ATGAACCCCACCCCCGAAGAAATCGCCGCCTTTGCCGATGGCCAGCTCGAAGGAGCCGATCACGCCCGCGTGGCCGCCGCCATCGCCGCTGACCCGGCGCTGGAACGGCAAGTTTCCGCTCACCGCGCTCTCGCCAATCGCCTCGGCGCCCATTTCGCGCCGATTACGGCCGAGCCGGTGCCCGATCACCTCGCCGCGCTGCTGAAGGCCCCGCAGGACAAGGTGGTTAGCCTTGCCGAGGCCCGCGCCCGCCGCAAGGGCCCGCCGCGCTGGGCATGGCTCGCCGGCCCCGCGCTCGCGGCCTCGCTGGTCCTTGCCCTCACCCTGCGTCCGCCTGGCGATGCAGACCGGGCAGGCTATGCCGACGCCCAGCTCGCCAGCGCGCTCGATAGCCAGCTCGTCGGCCGCCAGAGTGCCGATGCCCCGGTGCGCGTCCTGCTCAGCTTCCGCGATGCAGGCGGCGCCTATTGCCGGGCCTTCGAACGCGCTGCCGGCGCCGCCATCGCCTGCCGCGATGCGCAAGGCTGGCAATTGCGCAACCGCAGCCCAGTCACGGGCTCCGGCACCAACTCCGGCACCAACTCCGGCGCGCCCTCCGGGCAGTACCGTCAGGCCAGCAGCGCGGGCGACGTCCTTGCCGCCGCGCAGGCCATGGCGAACGGCCCCGCGTTGAGCGCCGAAGAGGAGCTGGCGGCGCAGCGAAACGGGTGGCGCGTCAGGCCCTGA
- a CDS encoding sugar phosphate isomerase/epimerase, with product MTTTATGPQTGVTLYSFTNEYLTRQFELDTLLAEVAKRNLGPNIEIIGFQNFREFPDVSDKFAEEFKQMIADTGLNPVSCAINSDRFLKPGAQPIEDAALVEYHKRQLRSAKKMGFSLVRYQFALPVHLLPEIAPYAEELDIRMGVEVHAPMWAGHPAVQAYGEMYDKLNTPYLGWIPDFGGTASRIPESMLDAARAKGAKEDLLDKLKEVWLQDGMSHEKAGRLREWALPKGHGPLEVQAACLAFFILSNHDPKSWAALVDRTIHIHGKFYGVSEDLVEEAIDYDTILPLFKDGGFTGTMVSEWEGHAYDMRDAFEQVRRHQAMARRIWGN from the coding sequence ATGACCACGACCGCAACCGGCCCGCAGACCGGCGTTACGCTCTATTCCTTCACCAACGAGTACCTGACCCGCCAGTTTGAACTCGATACGCTGCTGGCTGAAGTGGCCAAGCGCAATCTGGGCCCCAACATCGAGATCATCGGCTTCCAGAACTTCCGCGAGTTTCCGGATGTTTCGGACAAGTTCGCCGAAGAGTTCAAGCAGATGATCGCCGATACGGGCCTCAACCCGGTTTCCTGCGCGATCAACTCCGACCGCTTCCTCAAGCCCGGCGCGCAGCCGATCGAGGATGCCGCGCTGGTGGAATACCACAAGCGCCAGCTGCGTTCGGCCAAGAAGATGGGCTTCAGCCTGGTGCGCTACCAGTTTGCGCTGCCGGTGCACCTGCTGCCGGAAATCGCACCCTATGCCGAGGAACTGGACATCCGCATGGGCGTGGAAGTCCACGCGCCGATGTGGGCGGGGCACCCTGCCGTGCAGGCCTATGGCGAGATGTACGACAAGCTGAACACGCCCTACCTTGGCTGGATTCCCGACTTCGGCGGCACGGCAAGCCGCATTCCGGAATCGATGCTCGATGCCGCGCGCGCCAAGGGCGCCAAGGAAGACCTGCTCGACAAGCTCAAGGAAGTCTGGCTCCAGGACGGCATGAGCCACGAGAAGGCCGGCCGCCTGCGTGAATGGGCGCTGCCCAAGGGGCATGGCCCGCTGGAAGTTCAGGCAGCGTGCCTGGCGTTCTTCATCCTTTCGAACCACGATCCCAAGAGCTGGGCTGCGCTGGTCGACCGGACCATCCACATCCACGGCAAGTTCTATGGCGTGAGCGAGGATCTGGTCGAGGAAGCGATCGATTACGACACCATCCTGCCGCTGTTCAAGGATGGCGGGTTCACCGGCACGATGGTCTCCGAATGGGAAGGCCATGCCTATGACATGCGCGATGCCTTCGAACAGGTCCGCCGCCACCAGGCGATGGCCCGCCGCATCTGGGGGAACTGA
- a CDS encoding TIM barrel protein translates to MAFELSVNLEYGFTEAGEKIEDRIAAAAAAGFRKVELFLLKGRDLDAIKAALDAHGVQLISTVADYVTQLVDPATHEGFLEVFREAAAAAKFLGCSNVVVTSGRGVPWLKRPVQLSIFADALRKILPIAEELDVTILLESANTRHDHPGVLCSTTHDSVVVADMVDSPRVKVLYDLYHSVVEGEDPEAALAAAMHQVVHVQVADAPGRGEPGSGKIYWPEALARFERLGYKGTIGLELQPTKPSVEAFGYIRGLCG, encoded by the coding sequence ATGGCATTCGAACTCTCGGTAAACCTCGAATACGGCTTCACCGAAGCGGGTGAGAAGATCGAGGACCGCATTGCCGCAGCAGCGGCGGCGGGCTTCCGCAAGGTCGAGCTGTTCCTGCTCAAGGGGCGCGATCTCGATGCGATCAAGGCGGCGCTCGATGCCCATGGCGTGCAGCTGATCAGCACGGTGGCGGACTATGTGACGCAGCTGGTCGATCCCGCCACGCACGAGGGTTTCCTCGAAGTGTTCCGCGAGGCGGCAGCGGCGGCGAAGTTCCTTGGCTGCTCGAACGTGGTGGTCACCTCCGGGCGCGGCGTGCCATGGTTGAAGCGGCCGGTGCAGCTTTCGATCTTTGCCGATGCCCTGCGCAAGATCCTGCCGATCGCCGAGGAGCTGGACGTGACGATCCTGCTCGAATCCGCCAACACCCGCCACGATCACCCCGGCGTGCTGTGCTCTACCACGCACGACAGCGTGGTGGTGGCCGACATGGTCGACAGCCCTCGCGTCAAGGTGCTCTACGACCTCTACCATTCGGTGGTCGAGGGTGAGGACCCGGAAGCCGCGCTGGCGGCGGCAATGCATCAGGTGGTGCACGTGCAGGTGGCCGATGCGCCGGGGCGCGGCGAGCCGGGCAGCGGCAAGATCTACTGGCCGGAGGCACTCGCCCGCTTCGAGCGTCTGGGCTACAAGGGCACGATCGGGCTGGAACTGCAGCCGACCAAGCCTTCGGTCGAGGCGTTTGGCTATATCCGCGGGCTTTGCGGCTGA
- a CDS encoding GMC family oxidoreductase: protein MAEFDYIIVGAGSAGCVLANRLSANPQNRVLLIEDGGDNQHPFIKMAGGFIKMMGNPDYFRVYQTEPRPGMRGGIHTYGRGMGGSSAINGTWYLTGMPKDFDSWTDHGLSGWGWDEIARCYRKFEDYRDPGAHPGRGQGGELQVTASTYQSPVLDALVAGFGTQGMPWLDDITTPGKQGVGRSQYTVDRKGVRESSYKAFVMPILGRHNLTIAQHTAVKRVTIEGGRATGVVTEAHGEERTLTAAKEVILSAGVYGSPQLLQLSGVGPGATLQALGIPVIKDLARVGQNLSDHTKFGVSFDLANHPGTNREFFGWRLYRNALQYFLTGTGHLARVGMPITGLVASEGTPEDWPDLQVGAAPFAMRTVNEMAARPGSPLTPNPGLTFSGYHLRPKSRGSIRLTSPNFRDAPVADAAIWSDPSDKAKSLELFRLFRAIAGSEPLKAFIGTERMPGPDVQDEAAILAELAKMVEVGLHGTGTCAMGTDETTSVTDTRARVHGIDSLRVVDCSIMPTPVSGNTNGPAMAVAERAAELILEDAR, encoded by the coding sequence ATGGCGGAATTCGATTACATCATCGTGGGCGCGGGCTCGGCAGGCTGCGTGCTGGCCAACCGCCTCAGCGCCAATCCGCAAAACCGCGTCCTGCTGATCGAGGACGGTGGCGACAACCAGCACCCCTTCATCAAGATGGCCGGCGGCTTCATCAAGATGATGGGTAACCCCGATTACTTCCGCGTCTACCAGACAGAACCGCGCCCCGGCATGCGCGGCGGCATCCACACTTATGGGCGCGGCATGGGTGGCTCCTCGGCCATCAACGGCACCTGGTATCTCACCGGCATGCCCAAGGACTTCGACAGCTGGACCGACCACGGCCTGTCGGGCTGGGGCTGGGATGAAATCGCCCGCTGCTACAGGAAGTTCGAGGACTATCGCGATCCCGGCGCGCATCCCGGCCGAGGCCAGGGTGGTGAACTGCAGGTCACTGCCTCGACCTACCAGTCGCCGGTGCTCGATGCGCTGGTGGCCGGCTTCGGCACGCAGGGTATGCCCTGGCTCGACGATATCACCACGCCGGGCAAGCAGGGCGTCGGCCGCAGCCAGTACACCGTCGATCGCAAGGGCGTGCGCGAAAGCTCGTACAAGGCTTTCGTCATGCCGATCCTCGGCCGCCACAACCTGACCATTGCGCAGCACACGGCGGTAAAGCGCGTCACCATCGAGGGCGGCCGCGCCACTGGCGTCGTCACCGAAGCCCATGGGGAAGAGCGCACCCTCACCGCCGCGAAGGAAGTCATCCTCTCCGCCGGCGTCTATGGCTCGCCGCAGCTGCTCCAGCTCTCGGGCGTCGGCCCCGGCGCCACGCTGCAGGCCCTTGGCATCCCGGTGATCAAGGACCTTGCCCGCGTCGGCCAGAACCTGTCCGATCACACCAAGTTCGGCGTCTCGTTCGACCTTGCGAACCACCCGGGCACCAACCGCGAATTCTTCGGTTGGCGGCTCTATCGCAATGCCCTGCAGTATTTCCTCACCGGCACCGGCCACCTCGCCCGCGTCGGCATGCCGATCACCGGCCTGGTCGCCAGCGAAGGCACGCCCGAGGACTGGCCCGACCTGCAGGTCGGCGCCGCGCCCTTCGCCATGCGCACGGTGAACGAGATGGCCGCCCGCCCCGGCAGCCCGCTCACCCCCAATCCCGGCCTCACCTTCTCGGGCTACCACCTGCGCCCCAAGAGCCGCGGCTCGATCCGCCTCACCTCGCCGAACTTCCGCGATGCGCCGGTGGCTGATGCCGCGATCTGGTCCGATCCGTCGGACAAGGCCAAGAGCCTCGAACTCTTCCGCCTGTTCCGCGCCATCGCCGGGTCCGAACCGCTGAAAGCCTTCATCGGCACCGAACGCATGCCCGGCCCTGACGTGCAGGACGAGGCCGCGATCCTGGCCGAGCTTGCCAAGATGGTCGAGGTTGGCCTCCACGGCACCGGCACCTGCGCCATGGGCACCGATGAAACCACCTCCGTCACCGACACCCGCGCCCGCGTCCACGGCATCGACTCCCTGCGCGTGGTCGATTGCTCGATCATGCCCACCCCCGTCTCCGGCAACACCAACGGTCCCGCCATGGCCGTGGCCGAACGCGCGGCGGAACTGATCCTCGAGGATGCGCGGTAA